A single genomic interval of Phreatobacter oligotrophus harbors:
- the ychF gene encoding redox-regulated ATPase YchF, translated as MGFKCGIVGLPNVGKSTLFNALTQTAAAQAANYPFCTIEPNVGDVAVPDPRLDQLAAIGKSQQIIPTRITFVDIAGIVRGASKGEGLGNQFLANIREVDAIVHVVRCFEDGDITHVEGKVDPIADIETIETELMLADLESLEKRVVNLEKKARSGDKESKELVDLINRALVHLRDGRPARMTEVKPEEQKAFEMLNLLTSKKVLYVCNVEEASADKGNAFSEKVFARAKEEGGKAVVVSAKIESEIAVMPAEDQKDFLEAVGLTEPGLNRVIRAGYELLSLVTYFTVGPKEARAWTITQGTKAPGAAGVIHTDFEKGFIRAETIAYADYTALGGEAGARDAGKLRLEGKEYVVADGDVLHFRFAN; from the coding sequence ATGGGCTTCAAATGCGGCATCGTCGGCCTGCCGAACGTCGGCAAGTCGACCCTCTTCAACGCCCTGACGCAGACGGCGGCGGCGCAGGCCGCCAACTATCCGTTCTGCACCATCGAGCCGAATGTCGGCGACGTGGCCGTGCCGGACCCGCGGCTCGACCAACTCGCCGCCATCGGCAAGTCGCAGCAGATCATCCCGACCCGCATCACCTTCGTCGACATTGCCGGCATCGTCCGCGGCGCCTCCAAGGGTGAGGGCCTCGGCAACCAGTTCCTCGCCAACATCCGCGAGGTCGACGCCATCGTCCACGTCGTGCGCTGCTTCGAGGACGGCGACATCACCCATGTCGAGGGCAAGGTCGATCCGATCGCAGACATCGAGACCATCGAGACCGAGCTGATGCTCGCCGACCTCGAGAGCCTCGAGAAGCGCGTCGTCAACCTCGAGAAGAAGGCCCGCTCCGGCGACAAGGAGTCGAAGGAGCTGGTGGACCTCATCAACCGCGCCCTCGTCCACCTGCGCGACGGCCGCCCGGCCCGCATGACCGAGGTGAAGCCGGAGGAGCAGAAGGCCTTCGAGATGCTGAACCTGCTCACCTCCAAGAAGGTGCTCTACGTCTGCAACGTCGAGGAGGCCTCCGCCGACAAGGGCAATGCCTTCTCCGAGAAGGTCTTCGCCCGCGCCAAGGAGGAGGGCGGCAAGGCCGTCGTCGTCTCGGCGAAGATCGAGAGCGAGATCGCGGTCATGCCGGCCGAGGACCAGAAGGACTTCCTGGAGGCCGTCGGCCTCACCGAGCCGGGCCTCAACCGCGTCATCCGCGCCGGCTACGAGCTCCTGTCGCTGGTGACCTATTTCACCGTCGGCCCGAAGGAGGCCCGCGCCTGGACCATCACGCAGGGCACCAAGGCGCCCGGCGCCGCCGGCGTCATCCACACCGACTTCGAGAAGGGCTTCATCCGCGCCGAGACCATTGCCTATGCCGACTACACCGCGCTCGGCGGCGAGGCCGGTGCGCGCGATGCCGGCAAGCTGCGGCTCGAGGGCAAGGAATACGTCGTGGCCGACGGCGACGTGCTGCACTTCCGCTTCGCCAACTGA
- a CDS encoding MaoC family dehydratase, with the protein MTTTRPYPAFEDFVPGEITTFGAYEVTREEVIDFASQFDPQPFHLDEEAGRASMLGGLAASGWHSCAILMRMMFDGFMNGSTSIGSPGIDEVRWLKPVFPGDVLSVRREILDARPSASKPDRGVVRFRFQLMNQKGEVVMEQTNPIFFARRQSAGA; encoded by the coding sequence TTGACCACCACACGCCCCTACCCCGCCTTCGAGGACTTCGTGCCCGGCGAGATCACCACCTTCGGCGCCTATGAGGTGACCAGGGAGGAGGTGATCGACTTCGCCAGCCAGTTCGATCCGCAGCCCTTCCATCTCGACGAGGAGGCCGGCCGCGCCTCCATGCTCGGCGGGCTCGCGGCCTCCGGCTGGCATTCCTGCGCCATCCTCATGCGCATGATGTTCGACGGCTTCATGAATGGCTCGACCTCCATCGGCTCGCCCGGCATTGACGAGGTGCGCTGGCTGAAACCGGTCTTCCCGGGCGACGTGCTGTCGGTCCGCCGCGAGATTCTCGATGCGCGGCCCTCGGCCTCCAAGCCGGACCGCGGCGTCGTCCGCTTCCGCTTCCAGCTGATGAACCAGAAGGGCGAGGTGGTCATGGAGCAGACCAACCCGATCTTCTTCGCCCGCCGCCAGTCCGCCGGGGCCTGA